The Xenopus tropicalis strain Nigerian chromosome 2, UCB_Xtro_10.0, whole genome shotgun sequence genome window below encodes:
- the LOC101731233 gene encoding acrosin, protein MQEAQVNIIPKKTCNSKQWYKGKIKDFSLCAHYTSENSDSCLGDVGGPLTCRRIDAYTYMVVGIAGSGYGCPKEKQPHVYTATQHYIEWIDNKIYGDKNTQVKAERSKRSEPQLISFPHLITQSLKTEDQVTLFPLQTTPFLQTKKLKRYLANAFELKAAAQFKTTVNPNEDSASSIRHSSAPTPLLDSQLFVDTSPAQNVQVTPTPEPAFVDLLQSLWHSLMKMYRHIIAYVRGLTNGHQADFS, encoded by the exons ATGCAAGAAGCCCAAGTGAATATTATCCCTAAAAAGACGTGCAATAGCAAGCAATGGTATAAAGGCAAAATCAAAGACTTCAGCCTGTGTGCCCATTATACGTCAGAGAATAGCGACAGCTGCCTG GGTGATGTAGGAGGCCCTCTTACATGCAGGAGAATAGATGCTTATACCTATATGGTGGTTGGAATAGCAGGCTCGGGATATGGCTGCCCCAAAGAGAAGCAGCCTCATGTTTACACCGCTACCCAACACTACATTGAGTGGATTGATAACAAGATCTACGGCGACAAAAACACACAAGTGAAAGCCGAAAGGTCAAAGAGGTCTGAACCACAACTGATCTCTTTTCCCCATTTAATTACTCAGTCGCTGAAAACAGAGGATCAAGTTACCTTGTTCCCGTTACAGACAACTCCATTTTTACAAACCAAAAAACTGAAGCGATACCTGGCTAATGCATTTGAGCTTAAAGCAGCCGCTCAGTTTAAAACAACGGTAAATCCAAATGAAGATTCAGCGAGTTCTATTCGGCATTCTAGTGCACCAACACCTCTGCTAGATAGCCAACTTTTTGTGGATACAAGTCCAGCTCAGAATGTCCAGGTTACACCAACACCAGAACCTGCATTCGTGGACCTGCTCCAATCCTTATGGCACAGTTTGATGAAAATGTACAGACATATAATTGCATATGTACGCGGACTCACTAATGGGCACCAAGCAGACTTCAGCTAA